A segment of the candidate division WOR-3 bacterium genome:
GCGTCGAAAATATCTTCTATCGAATCCTCCACGGGTATGACAAAACAAGCTGAAAGTTGAGGGAAATCAGTACCCGCGTTCATCAGCGTCGGTGAATTCGGCAGAAATATTTTTTCTTTCATAATCTCGTAAAACTTTTCTCTCCATTGTCCCGGTTTATCCTCCGCTGAAGATACATATTTCGCAACTCTTTCGAACATTTCGCAGGGAGATTCTTTTATGTTTCCAACAGCGTCTTTGAGAAGGTACCTTGATTTTAAAACTTCGAGAGCGTTTATCGGAAGTTTTGTCTCATCTCCTTCAATGCCCAAAATAACTTTTTTCGCGGTTCTTAATGAAGCCCTCTCCTGCCTGTATATGATGTATGCTTTAGCCACATCGAAATAACCAGCTTTCATCAGCTCATTTTCTACCAAGTCCTGTATTTTCTCGATGTCCACGATTTCATCGAAGGTTTTATCGATTTCTTCAACGACGCTTTTTGTTATCAGTGCAGCCGGACCTGGATCCAAGCCTTTTGCTTTAAAGGCTTTTGATACAGCTCTGTCAATTTTTTCCGGGTCGAATTGAACGATTGTGCCGGATCTTTTTTTTACTTTCATATAAAACCTCTTGCGCTGACTTTTGAAAAATATTTCTTTGCGGTTTGAACCATTTCTTCAATGACTTCCCTTTTGTGTGGCTTGATTTTTTTGTAATCTTCTGAAAAGGTCTTATCAGGGATAAAATTTTGAATCACGTATCTTCTGTCTCCCCCGAGAACAGAGCCAATCCAGGTGATGTCCCCTATTTCGACAAGTCCGGGGACGGCCGTAGTCCTCAATTCATAGGCTATATGTTCAGAATCTAAAATTTTCACAATTTCAGCAATACCTTCAAAATTGAATTTTACTCCGGTTGCAGCGTCATATTTTTCAGGTGAACTTTTGACGTCCATGGAAACATAGTCCACAATTCTTTTTCTTGCAATCTCTTCTATCTTTACGGGGTTCGTGCCGTTTGTGTCAAGTTTTACCT
Coding sequences within it:
- a CDS encoding anaerobic ribonucleoside-triphosphate reductase activating protein; protein product: MSEMVFGGFLPFSAIDYPEHLSSVFFTQGCNCRCPYCHNPELIPFKNENFMSLDEAFKILEARKKLIDSVAITGGEPTLQNDLADFMSDLKQKGFQVKLDTNGTNPVKIEEIARKRIVDYVSMDVKSSPEKYDAATGVKFNFEGIAEIVKILDSEHIAYELRTTAVPGLVEIGDITWIGSVLGGDRRYVIQNFIPDKTFSEDYKKIKPHKREVIEEMVQTAKKYFSKVSARGFI